CTTTTGTATTTTTTGAGTGGCGTTTAGATCGTCAATTATACTCCAATTATTACAGCTACCTGTTCTCCTACAAATATCCTTAATCACTCTTCCATACATAAACAAACACTTGTAAGTACTCATCATGTCTTCCTCTATTCATTGAACTCTCACATGTATTACACACTACACAAACACACACTTATGTATGTCAGTATGTGTAACTATTAGTCTGATTGAACCATGTTAGATCACTTTAATTTTTACAAGATATTTTTATTAATAGTCTATGTTTTGTTCTTTCTTGGTATTATCACCTCATATCTTGACTAATTCAATCagaaaattaaacttctttttattttttgttaACTTTGAATGTTCTAATTTGTACAGGATTTTGGGCTCTTGTTTCCAAGAAGCAGCACCTTTTTAGTTGAATTTTACATATGAGCTAAATATTTATTTGTGACATTTTTTGGCTTTACAAAAAGTCCCCTTTTTTTGACTTAGTTCATTTAGTTTGAATCTTGATTATTGGTGATTTAGGGTGTCTTTGAAATTTAGTTATTTAGTGATTTAAGTCATTTTCTTGATTGGGTAGTTTGTTGGAAAAAGATGGGGTCTTTTCCTGGCCATGCTTTACCAGGAACACTGTTTTTGTGTGTTGGTTTGTGGCACATATGGAGTTCTATTGTTAGGTATGTATCGAATCCAGGAACGTTTCGAGTTAGGGTATGGCATCCGGTTTCTGGTTTAGGTGGTAGGCTTAGGTACTTGGAGTTATATCTTATTGCTATTGGTGCTTTTGCTGATATGTGTATAGAGCTTTTGTATTCGACTCACCTCAAGTTCTTTACCAATGGAATCTTGAACCCGCATCATATGAACGATTTTGAGCACGGTGGGATGCTTCTGATGTTCTTTATCTACAGTGTTGTTATTCTGCTGTCGGAGCAGACCAGGTCAGTCTTTATCTACAGTGTTGAATATTCAAATTCTCTCTTCCACTTTTATTTGTGCAAAATAAATGGTATCCAGCTTACTTGATTAATTGTTTGGTTTTGAAAAGGTATATGTGAAATCAGGTTGGATACATAGTATCAGTTTTTAAGCTTTACGATCTGAATGGTGATCTCTCTTCCTTTTCTCCAAATGTAATTATATCCTTGATGATCTTCTGCTGATCATCTAAGTGGACAAATGTGAAACAGACCTTCTTGCACATCGATTCACTTGCATAGATATTTGTAATTGATTCAAAATGATATTAGACAGTGACTAGAAATGCATTAAAATAAATATCTTAATATTCAAACATCTCCATCTTGCCTAATTAGAAGATAAGAGAAACCCTGTTTTGATGTTTGTGTTAGTACTTTACAGTAGGTTGATGGCATGAGATGCTCACGGTATCCATTCTTTTATATTTTTCTGGATAAATTTGTTTGTCTGAAACCCCGTATCAGTTTTGCCAAGCACAACCATAAGCTTTTATAATGGCAGTTCAGTGTTTCCTGTGAAGGTTGATTGATCTTTATGAATATTTGACATAGTCACATAATTCTAAAGTAATAGGTTTATTTGGACGGCAATTGATTCTGGTGGAATCTTGTATTGTCCAAGAGGAAATGACATGGCTTACAGGGCCAAAAGAAAGTTTGAGTCTTCCAATGTTTTATGCAGTTTTTATTAACATATATTTAATTGAAATTCCTCAGTGCCAATGTTTTTTTAGAGTGTTTAATGGCTTGTTGTAAATTGTTTTACTGCATGCAACTCTTTTTCTAGTTCTGGTTGTTCCTTATTATTTTTTTGGGTCAAAGAACACTAATGACAAGAGTTTTGTCCAACAGACCACGAGTCACATAACAGTGCATGGATTAACCATCACTAAATCAACAAAGTGCTAAGACAACAAAGTACTCTTGAAAATTTATTACTGTCTAACATATATGTATACCTTACTTTTGTAAAATGAAGGCAGCATGTGTTAGTATTGAAATTTGCACATGTGAGATATTGATCTTTACTATTCAAAGTTTTGAATGCTTATTATATGACTACTCAATTAGTTAAAAGTGGATGACTGCAATCTTCATAGTAATGATATAATAAAATCCATTTAATAGAACCCATGATCTACCTTAGGAAAGCTTTAATAAGCGATGGAAAGTATTAGCGGCCACCAAAAAGCTGTAGTTTAGAAGCTGCTCTGCCCAACATGTAGGTTGTATTTATGCTCCTGACATCTATTTGATTATTATTTACCTTTTCTGTTGTAGTACTGGAGAAATTTATCCTTTTTGTTGTATATATAGTCTGCAACATTTTAAAATGAAAACTGCATAGAGAAGTTTGAACATGTAGTGTGCAGACAGGTCAGAGGTCTTTTATGTGCATTATACTGCTGAGATGTAATACTACGATATGATATTGGATTAAACTATAGTAATAATGATGATAATACCAACACAAATTGTTGAAAAGTTTTATCCTGAATAGTGCTTGCATTTTTCGCACACTGCTTACACTTTGTCCTTGTTTTATCAGCTTTCTTCCATTGCCAGAAGGAGCTTTATGTTTCATCGCCTCCACAGCATTCTGTGCAGAGTACCTGTTATTCTACTTTCACTCGACTACCCATAAAGGCCTTGAGGGTCACTACCATCTCCTCCTCGTCCTTCTTGTAGCATTCTGCATATTATCTAGTGTCGCAGGAGCACTCATGCCAACTAGCTTTGCCGCTGATTTGTCTAATGGCATTGCATTAGCACTGCAAGGCCTTTGGTTCTATCAGTCCGCTTTCACATTGTACGGACCGTCCATGCCAAATGGTTGCCAACTCAAAGAAAACGAGATCTCGTGTATTTCTCCTGATCATGATATTAGAGGGCAGTTGCTTGCTAACTTTCAGTTATTTTCCATAGTATTGGGTCTCATGGTTGGGGTTGTGGGATCTTATGGTTTTGCAGCTAAGAGATATGGGCAAGCTGAAATTAGGAGTTCACATGGCTAGGATAATCCTGTATGATTTTCTTATTCTTTGGTGCTTCTTCCGGTGAAGGATTACATATGAAAATCTCTTTCTGTTTAAACAAAGAGAATATAGAATGTACTAATTATTTTTCTTTTGTCTTCATTCTTATGTTTGGCAACACAAGTTCTAGTTTGGCTATGCCAATGATCTTCCTAAAAGCTAATTTTAGTACTTTGTTTTTACAATTCCTTAAACTTTTTTTTTTGTGAAATGAGTGGGGGAGTTGATCTGTTGTCCTTTTTTTTTCCTGCCTTTTTTGCTATGTAAAAAATGTGCTCTTTGAGAAATGAGAAGAGCCTCTTGGAGCAATGATAATTTGATAACATCATTGTTTGATTAATTGTTTTCTTTGTATTGGTATTGTTCGAATAGCACATTAGTAATGGAGAGGGACCTTTTGCAATGCTGAATACTTATGAGTTCAttatgttttattataagttatggGTGTTTGCAAACAGCAACAGTAGTTTTTCGCtgaaaaacagttaaaaaactgtttggtaaaatttaaaagctgtTTTTTGGAAAAGTGTTTTTGGCCTGAAAGTTAGAAAAGCGGTTCCATAAATTTGATTTCTAGTGGTCAACTGCAGCAGCTTCCTGCACTGCTGGAATCACCATTTGGCCTGTCAATGCCACATCTTCATGCACTGCTTCTCCTGGCATCACAAGTGGGCGCCTCCATACTGGCATTACATGAATAAACGCTGGTGCTGGGAGGAAGGCCGAAATCAACCGGGTCTTCTTCTATCACtaaatattttcaaatttctacttaacCTTTTGACTAGTAGGTGTCCAGTGTGGCCACTGGCCAAACCCAAGTCCATGCTAAGGAGTTTTTCCACTGCTCCAACAGGCCCAGTGAGCGTGTACAACTGATGGCACCTTTCTCCTCCGATAAATGGCTACAATTCGATGACACAAACTTTTTAAAGCCTGCTTGGCTAAATTAACAAAGATGTGATTAGTGActttaaaatattcaaaatattttagCTTATTTTTTGTTTGAATAAATTATAGTTTTAGGTAATTTATAACTAAAGAAATGTGAAAAgttaaaaatatattttcaagGTGAATACATGATGATGATATTAATTTCttcaaataaaattataaaattaacataTGTAGCACAAAAAACTACCTCCTACAAATTTCaaattactttttaaaatttaaatcattttttaatatattaaacAACTAGACAATTTGTAACTCTACACTAATAATAACTTTAAAATTTTAGTTAAATCTTACAAAATTAACATATGTATAACAAAAAACTACCTCCTACAAATTTCaaattactttttaaaatttaaatcaatttttaatataataaacaACTAGACAATTTGTAACTCTACACTAATAATAACTTTAAAATTTTAGTTAAAGCAACACAGGCGTGATTTGTTGGAGGGGTTCTTACTAAAATACACTATAATATCTATGATTTGTGAGCATCACTCACGAGTCACAATGAATGTGTAAAATTCATATTTATggtaaaaatataaattatattttaactataaaaattattaatttaatttttagttttcaattataattcaattttaaaatatttgtcatcaaatattatattgaattttaataaataaattttagttttcaattataattcaatttttattaaaaattttaaaaattaaatattttataatgaAAAAACATTAAATTAAACATTGgtagaaaaatatatatataaaaatataaattaaacaTATGGTGAGATCTACTCACCATATGACCAACCATAGGAGTTCATGCAGTAGGACAGATGGACACACCCACatctttttttttttgaaacaatCACAATCACACCCACATCTTGATTCTTGTTTCTTAGCATTGGTATTAATACAATTTCTTTTGTGCATTTTTTGAACAAATCAATTAAATAAGAAGGTATGAAATGAGCATATAATATTAGCTTATGGGATAAACACT
This genomic interval from Apium graveolens cultivar Ventura chromosome 8, ASM990537v1, whole genome shotgun sequence contains the following:
- the LOC141677826 gene encoding uncharacterized protein LOC141677826, yielding MGSFPGHALPGTLFLCVGLWHIWSSIVRYVSNPGTFRVRVWHPVSGLGGRLRYLELYLIAIGAFADMCIELLYSTHLKFFTNGILNPHHMNDFEHGGMLLMFFIYSVVILLSEQTSFLPLPEGALCFIASTAFCAEYLLFYFHSTTHKGLEGHYHLLLVLLVAFCILSSVAGALMPTSFAADLSNGIALALQGLWFYQSAFTLYGPSMPNGCQLKENEISCISPDHDIRGQLLANFQLFSIVLGLMVGVVGSYGFAAKRYGQAEIRSSHG